One part of the Vicia villosa cultivar HV-30 ecotype Madison, WI linkage group LG6, Vvil1.0, whole genome shotgun sequence genome encodes these proteins:
- the LOC131611238 gene encoding coumaroyl-CoA:anthocyanidin 3-O-glucoside-6''-O-coumaroyltransferase 1-like, whose protein sequence is MVDEVKIIEQCQVSPPQGSLPSSINLPLTHLDLFWFYCPLVKRIFYYNFPHSTQHFLQTSLPILKKSLSLTLQHFFPFCSKSILPPKPQTPHILYTQGDSLSLTICESNSNFNNLISNSPKDLTLAYPFVPLTSPPTTLQDGTLLFPTMAIQITIFPNFGFTLCFSFRHEIVDGKSFHHFIKFWSSLSKGNLEISSLPLPFHKREIIQDPKGLKQNHLEKLWNSPPKTIESTISTHDHVSSRNNLVRYRFNLTRHHVDNLKKWVVTKSQNIGLEMLHLSTFVVTCSLLWVSMVKLKSQDKKNIIVDCVADEVTNNSTLENDLEDNYGFKCLMDMRNRFELSIPSTYFGNCLMPLEAKLPKWKLLEENGICEAANVIAREISLANPSKEAKKFDVKSQNITRAIGSPKFGVYETNFGWGNPILSEILHVNDSSELLLSDSKDGDGGIEVSMVLEEAQVKKFSDILEVELRDIVVFE, encoded by the exons ATGGTTGATGAAGTGAAGATCATAGAACAATGTCAAGTGAGTCCTCCACAAGGTTCACTTCCATCTTCAATCAATCTTCCATTAACTCACCTTGACCTCTTTTGGTTTTATTGTCCCCTTGTCAAAAGAATTTTCTATTACAACTTTCCTCATTCGACACAACACTTCCTTCAAACCTCACTCCCAATTCTTAAAAAATCTCTTTCCCTCACTCTCCAACATTTCTTCCCATTTTGTTCCAAATCCATTTTACCTCCTAAGCCTCAAACTCCTCACATTCTCTACACTCAAGGTGACTCCCTCTCATTAACAATATGTGAATCCAATTCAAATTTCAACAACCTCATATCTAATTCACCAAAAGATCTCACACTTGCCTACCCTTTTGTTCCTTTGACTTCTCCACCAACTACTTTACAAGATGGCACATTGTTGTTTCCAACAATGGCAATTCAAATCActatttttccaaactttggattCACACTTTGTTTCTCTTTTAGACATGAAATTGTTGATGGTAAATCATTTCATCATTTCATTAAATTTTGGTCCTCACTATCTAAAGGAAACTTAGAAATTTCCTCTCTTCCATTACCATTTCACAAAAGGGAAATAATCCAAGACCCTAAAGGTCTTAAACAAAACCACTTAGAAAAACTTTGGAATTCTCCACCAAAAACAATAGAATCTACTATCTCCACCCATGACCATGTTTCTTCAAGAAACAATTTGGTTCGTTATAGATTTAATTTGACACGTCATCATGTTGATAATTTGAAGAAATGGGTGGTTACAAAAAGCCAAAATATTGGTCTTGAAATGTTGCATTTGTCAACCTTTGTTGTTACATGTTCTTTGTTATGGGTTAGTATGGTAAAATTAAAATCACAAGACAAGAAAAACATCATCGTTGATTGTGTTGCAGATGAG GTAACAAATAATTCAACTTTGGAGAATGATTTGGAGGATAACTATGGATTTAAATGTCTAATGGATATGCGTAACCGTTTTGAACTTTCAATTCCTTCCACATATTTTGGAAATTGTTTGATGCCATTGGAGGCAAAACTACCAAAATGGAAGCTATTGGAAGAGAATGGTATATGTGAAGCAGCAAATGTTATTGCAAGAGAAATTAGTTTGGCAAACCCTTCAAAAGAAGCTAAAAAGTTTGATGTAAAGTCACAAAATATTACTCGTGCTATAGGGTCACCAAAATTTGGTGTGTATGAAACAAACTTTGGATGGGGGAACCCTATTTTGAGTGAAATACTACATGTGAATGATTCAAGTGAATTACTTCTTTCTGATTCTAAGGATGGAGATGGTGGTATTGAAGTTTCTATGGTGTTAGAAGAAGCTCAAGTGAAGAAATTTAGTGACATCTTAGAAGTGGAACTTAGAGACATTGTAGTTTTTGAATGA
- the LOC131608915 gene encoding uncharacterized protein LOC131608915, which translates to MAHSFGQAEINWDKLDKTKFYVVGAGLFTGVTVALYPVSVVKTRLQVATKGAVEKNAFSVAKGLLKTDGIPGLYKGFGTVITGAIPARIIFMSVLETTKVYAFKMVKPFGLSETTQAALANGFAGMTSSLFAQSVFVPIDVVSQKLMVQGYSGHAQYSGGLDVARKIIRSNGIKGLYRGFGLSVVTYAPSSAVWWASYGSSQRFIWRFLDQGAKHDEGTPSVLKIVSVQAAGGIIAGATASCITTPFDTIKTRLQVMGHENKSSIKKVTKDLIKQDGWKGLYRGFGPRFFSMSAWGTSMILTYEYLKRLCAIEE; encoded by the exons ATGGCGCATTCTTTCGGTCAAGCCGAAATTAATTGGGACAa GCTAGATAAGACTAAGTTCTATGTGGTAGGAGCTGGACTCTTTACCGGTGTTACAGTAGCACTTTATCCGGTTTCAGTTGTGAAAACTAGGCTGCAGGTTGCAACTAAGGGGGCTGTAGAGAAAAATGCCTTTTCTGTTGCAAAAGGATTACTTAAAACAGATGGAATTCCTGGTCTGTATAAAGGATTTGGTACGGTTATCACTGGTGCAATACCGGCCAGAATCATATTCATGTCGGTTCTAGAGACCACAAAGGTGTATGCCTTCAAAATGGTGAAACCATTTGGACTATCTGAAACTACTCAGGCTGCCTTAGCAAATGGATTTGCAGGCATGACATCATCACTTTTTGCTCAATCTGTGTTTGTACCAATTGATGTG GTTAGCCAAAAATTGATGGTGCAAGGATACTCAGGCCATGCCCAATATAGTGGGGGTCTGGATGTTGCTCGTAAGATTATAAGGTCTAATGGCATTAAGGGATTGTATCGAGGGTTTGGCCTTTCTGTTGTTACTTATGCACCTTCTAGCGCAGTTTGGTGGGCAAGTTATGGTTCAAGCCAACGGTTCATTTGGAG ATTTTTGGACCAAGGTGCCAAACATGATGAAGGCACTCCCAGTGTGCTGAAGATTGTATCAGTTCAGGCTGCGGGAGGGATTATTGCCGGTGCAACTGCTTCCTGCATAACAACGCCATTTGATACTATCAAGACACGGTTACAG GTGATGGGACATGAAAATAAAAGCTCTATAAAAAAAGTTACTAAAGATTTAATCAAACAAGATGGTTGGAAAGGCCTATATAGAGGGTTTGGTCCAAGATTTTTTAGCATGTCAGCGTGGGGCACGTCAATGATATTGACTTACGAATATCTGA AACGATTATGCGCAATAGAAGAATAG